In Pseudomonas sp. R76, one genomic interval encodes:
- the glgA gene encoding glycogen synthase GlgA, protein MISAAVDTQGERFSQPAGGPTSLVDLPNTVRPIVSQNPNRKKVLFVTSEFADLVKTGGLGDVSAALPRAMAHLHDVRVLIPGYPQVMESDNPIHIIGELGGHAALPPCKIGRMDLKDGLVIYVLICPELYEREGTPYGANNGRDWPDNHIRFARLGLAAADMAANLAQIHWCPDLVHAHDWPAGLAPAYMHWRGSRTPTLFTIHNLAYQGVVSLASTPELGIPPHALQQEGMEFYGKMSFLKAGMAYSSHITTVSATYAQEITTPEFGCGLDGFLASKTQQGLLSGIPNGIDESWETSTDTHLTHNFNIGDWEGKAVNAAHVRELFGLHDSTGPLFAVVSRLVYQKGLDLTEAVSSFIVENGGQIAIIGRGEPEEENAMRELALRFPGQVGVRIGFNETDARRMFAGSDFLLMPSRYEPCGLSQMYAQRFGSLPVARNTGGLADTIENGVTGFLFNESTVESYKEALSRAFRVFANKGLLNAMRSRSMTQPFNWCQAVEPYAELYEQLVAKALGKSAK, encoded by the coding sequence ATGATCAGTGCCGCAGTAGATACTCAGGGAGAGCGTTTTAGTCAGCCGGCAGGGGGACCGACATCGTTGGTCGACCTGCCCAACACTGTGCGGCCGATCGTGAGTCAGAACCCTAATCGAAAGAAAGTCTTGTTTGTGACCTCCGAATTCGCCGATCTGGTGAAGACCGGTGGCCTGGGCGACGTGTCCGCTGCCCTGCCCCGCGCCATGGCGCATTTGCATGATGTGCGCGTACTGATCCCCGGCTACCCGCAGGTGATGGAGAGCGATAACCCGATCCACATCATCGGCGAACTGGGTGGCCACGCGGCGCTGCCGCCGTGCAAGATCGGGCGCATGGACCTCAAGGACGGCCTGGTCATCTATGTACTGATCTGCCCCGAGCTCTACGAGCGCGAAGGCACGCCTTACGGCGCCAACAACGGCCGCGACTGGCCCGACAACCATATTCGTTTCGCCCGCCTGGGCCTGGCAGCCGCCGACATGGCCGCCAACCTCGCGCAGATCCACTGGTGCCCGGACCTGGTGCACGCCCACGACTGGCCCGCTGGCCTGGCCCCGGCGTACATGCACTGGCGTGGTTCACGCACGCCCACCCTGTTCACCATTCATAACCTGGCCTATCAAGGCGTGGTCAGCCTGGCCTCCACGCCGGAGCTGGGCATTCCGCCACATGCCTTGCAACAGGAAGGCATGGAGTTCTACGGCAAGATGTCGTTCCTCAAGGCCGGCATGGCGTATTCCAGCCATATCACCACGGTGAGCGCTACCTACGCCCAGGAAATCACCACGCCGGAATTCGGCTGCGGCCTGGATGGCTTCCTGGCCAGCAAGACCCAGCAAGGCCTGCTCAGTGGCATTCCCAACGGTATCGACGAAAGCTGGGAAACCTCCACCGACACGCACCTGACCCACAACTTCAATATCGGCGACTGGGAAGGCAAAGCCGTCAACGCCGCCCATGTCCGCGAGCTGTTCGGCCTGCATGACTCCACCGGCCCGCTGTTCGCCGTGGTGTCGCGCCTGGTCTATCAAAAAGGCCTGGACCTGACCGAAGCGGTCAGCAGCTTTATCGTCGAAAACGGCGGCCAGATTGCGATTATCGGCCGCGGTGAGCCAGAAGAAGAAAACGCCATGCGTGAACTCGCCCTGCGCTTCCCCGGCCAGGTCGGCGTGCGCATTGGCTTCAATGAAACCGACGCACGCCGCATGTTCGCTGGCAGTGACTTCCTGCTGATGCCTTCACGTTACGAACCCTGCGGCCTGAGCCAGATGTATGCCCAGCGCTTCGGTTCGTTGCCGGTGGCGCGTAATACCGGCGGGCTGGCCGACACCATCGAAAATGGCGTCACCGGGTTCCTGTTCAATGAATCCACGGTCGAAAGCTACAAAGAGGCACTGAGCCGCGCGTTCCGCGTGTTTGCCAATAAAGGCTTGCTCAACGCCATGCGCAGCCGCTCCATGACCCAACCCTTCAACTGGTGCCAGGCGGTGGAACCCTACGCCGAACTGTACGAACAACTGGTCGCTAAAGCACTGGGGAAATCCGCTAAATAA
- a CDS encoding D-2-hydroxyacid dehydrogenase family protein — MSVQIAVIDDWQNVASGVVDWSVLNAVGQVHFLHDYPADTATMIERLRGFEVICVMRERSTFDKALLQGLPNLKLLVTGGMRNAAIDIPAAKALGIQVCGTDSYKQAAPELTWALIMASTRNLLVEANALRDGGWQVGLGGDLYGKTLGILGLGSIGQKVAQFAQVFGMRVIAWSENLTPQRAAEAGVTWVSKRELFEQADILTVHLVLSDRSRGLVDAEALGWMKPTARLVNTARGPIVDEQALVSALSEGRLAGAALDVYSEEPLPVDHPFRRLPNVLATPHVGYVSEQNHRQFYQQMIEDVQAWASGAPVRVLG; from the coding sequence ATGTCGGTACAGATTGCAGTCATTGATGATTGGCAGAATGTGGCCAGTGGCGTAGTGGATTGGTCGGTGTTGAACGCAGTGGGCCAGGTGCACTTCCTGCACGATTACCCGGCGGACACCGCGACGATGATCGAGCGTTTGCGCGGCTTCGAGGTGATTTGCGTGATGCGCGAGCGCTCCACCTTCGACAAAGCCCTGCTGCAGGGCCTGCCCAACCTCAAGCTGCTGGTAACCGGCGGCATGCGCAATGCGGCCATCGACATTCCTGCCGCCAAGGCCCTAGGCATTCAGGTGTGCGGCACCGACAGCTATAAACAGGCGGCGCCGGAGCTGACCTGGGCGTTGATCATGGCCTCCACCCGCAACTTGCTGGTCGAAGCCAACGCCCTGCGGGACGGCGGATGGCAGGTCGGGCTGGGCGGCGATCTGTATGGCAAGACCCTGGGCATTCTCGGGCTGGGCAGCATTGGCCAGAAAGTCGCGCAGTTTGCCCAGGTGTTCGGCATGCGCGTGATTGCCTGGAGTGAAAACCTCACGCCGCAACGCGCAGCCGAAGCGGGCGTGACCTGGGTCAGCAAGCGTGAGCTGTTCGAACAGGCCGATATTCTCACCGTGCACCTGGTGCTCAGCGACCGCAGCCGCGGCTTGGTGGATGCCGAGGCGTTGGGCTGGATGAAGCCGACGGCACGCTTGGTGAACACGGCACGCGGGCCGATTGTGGATGAACAGGCGCTGGTCTCGGCACTGTCCGAAGGGCGACTGGCGGGGGCGGCGCTGGACGTTTATAGCGAAGAGCCACTGCCGGTTGATCACCCGTTCCGGCGGTTGCCGAATGTGTTGGCCACCCCGCATGTGGGGTATGTGAGCGAGCAGAATCACCGGCAGTTTTATCAGCAGATGATTGAAGATGTTCAGGCCTGGGCCAGCGGCGCGCCCGTTCGCGTGCTGGGCTGA
- a CDS encoding alpha/beta fold hydrolase: MPLIRSLCAASLLASCALPAFAATEGPAYGPELQGFQYPYPVEHFNFQSQGKTLQMGYMDVPAQGKANGRSVVLMHGKNFCGATWDDSIKALSSAGYRVIAPDQIGFCTSSKPDHYQYSFQQLALNTHQLLDKLGIQKATIVGHSTGGMLATRYALLYPAQTEQLALVNPIGLEDWKALGVPYRSVDQWYERELKLSAEGIRQYELNTYYVGRWKPEYDRWVDMLAGLNKGPGHTQVAWNSALIYDMIFTQPVYYEFKDLQMPTLLLIGTSDTTAIGSDIAPPAVKAKLGHYDVLGKQAAKLIPHATLVEFPGLGHAPQMEEPARFNKTLLQGLNAL; the protein is encoded by the coding sequence ATGCCACTGATCCGATCACTGTGCGCCGCCAGCCTGCTGGCCAGCTGTGCCCTTCCCGCCTTCGCCGCCACTGAAGGCCCCGCCTACGGCCCCGAGCTGCAAGGCTTCCAGTACCCCTACCCGGTCGAACATTTCAACTTTCAGTCCCAGGGCAAAACCCTGCAAATGGGCTATATGGACGTGCCCGCCCAGGGCAAGGCCAACGGGCGCAGCGTGGTGCTGATGCACGGCAAGAACTTCTGCGGCGCCACCTGGGATGACTCGATCAAAGCCCTGAGCAGTGCCGGCTACCGCGTGATCGCGCCGGACCAGATCGGCTTCTGCACCTCCAGCAAGCCGGACCACTACCAGTACAGCTTCCAGCAACTGGCGCTCAACACCCACCAACTGCTGGATAAACTCGGCATTCAAAAAGCCACGATTGTCGGCCATTCCACCGGCGGCATGCTCGCCACCCGTTATGCCCTGCTTTACCCGGCACAGACCGAGCAACTGGCACTGGTCAACCCGATTGGCCTGGAAGATTGGAAGGCGCTGGGCGTGCCGTATCGCAGCGTCGACCAGTGGTATGAGCGCGAGCTGAAACTCAGCGCCGAAGGCATTCGCCAATACGAACTCAACACGTATTACGTCGGGCGCTGGAAACCCGAGTACGACCGTTGGGTCGACATGCTCGCGGGCTTGAATAAAGGCCCGGGGCATACCCAGGTCGCATGGAACTCGGCGTTGATTTACGACATGATCTTCACCCAGCCGGTGTACTACGAGTTCAAGGATTTGCAGATGCCCACCTTGCTGCTGATCGGCACGTCCGACACCACCGCCATCGGCAGCGATATCGCGCCGCCAGCGGTCAAGGCCAAACTGGGCCATTACGATGTGCTGGGCAAGCAAGCGGCCAAGTTGATTCCCCACGCAACCCTGGTGGAATTCCCCGGCCTTGGGCATGCGCCGCAAATGGAAGAGCCGGCCCGGTTCAATAAAACGCTGTTGCAGGGTTTGAATGCCCTTTAA
- a CDS encoding alpha/beta fold hydrolase: MQPKRALYLTLLLLAATLTGCANQQKDTYGPELQGFKYPYPVERFKFSSQGQSLQMGYMDVKPKGTPNGRSIVLMHGKNFCAATWEGSIKALSNAGYRVVVPDQIGFCTSSKPDHYQYSFQQLALNTHQLLEKLGIKKATLLGHSTGGMLATRYALMYPTQTEQLAMVNPIGLEDWKAIGVPYRTIDQWAQADSQLTYESVRRYQQANYYLGRWEPAYDRWVDMVVGLHNGSGKQEVVWNSALIWDMIFTQPVYYEFKDLKMPTLLIIGTSDTTALNRDLASAEVGAKIGNYHVLGKQVAKLIPRATLVEFADRGHSPQIEDPDQFHAALLKGLKAL; the protein is encoded by the coding sequence ATGCAACCCAAGCGCGCGCTCTATCTCACTCTCTTGTTACTTGCGGCCACCCTCACCGGCTGTGCCAACCAACAGAAAGACACCTACGGCCCCGAGCTGCAGGGTTTCAAATACCCCTATCCGGTCGAGCGGTTCAAATTCTCGTCCCAGGGCCAATCGTTGCAAATGGGTTACATGGACGTGAAACCCAAGGGCACGCCGAATGGCCGCAGCATTGTGCTGATGCACGGCAAGAACTTCTGCGCTGCCACCTGGGAAGGCTCGATCAAAGCGCTGAGCAACGCCGGTTACCGCGTGGTAGTGCCAGACCAGATTGGCTTCTGCACCTCCAGCAAGCCGGACCACTACCAGTACAGCTTCCAGCAACTGGCACTCAACACCCACCAACTGCTGGAAAAACTCGGGATTAAAAAGGCCACGCTCCTGGGGCATTCCACCGGCGGCATGCTCGCCACCCGCTACGCCTTGATGTACCCAACCCAAACCGAACAGCTGGCGATGGTCAACCCCATCGGCCTGGAAGACTGGAAAGCCATCGGCGTGCCCTACCGCACGATCGACCAATGGGCGCAAGCCGACAGTCAATTGACCTACGAAAGCGTACGTCGCTATCAACAGGCCAACTACTACCTGGGGCGCTGGGAACCTGCGTACGACCGTTGGGTAGACATGGTGGTGGGCCTGCACAACGGGTCCGGCAAGCAGGAAGTGGTGTGGAACTCCGCATTGATCTGGGACATGATCTTCACCCAGCCGGTGTACTACGAGTTCAAGGACCTGAAGATGCCGACCCTGCTGATCATCGGCACCTCCGACACCACAGCCCTCAACCGCGACCTGGCGTCAGCGGAAGTCGGGGCGAAAATCGGCAACTATCATGTACTGGGCAAGCAGGTCGCCAAGTTGATTCCGCGCGCAACGCTGGTGGAATTCGCCGACCGGGGCCATTCGCCGCAGATCGAAGACCCTGACCAGTTTCACGCGGCGTTGCTGAAAGGTCTGAAAGCCCTGTAA
- a CDS encoding YqaA family protein — translation MLAGYLGLFFAAFGAATLLPMQSEAVLVGLLISGHYSLWALLTIATVGNVLGSVVNWWLGRSVDRFKDRRWFPVSPRHLEKARTHYQRWGHWSLWLSWVPIIGDPLTLVAGVMREPFWRFLLIVTLAKGARYAVLAMVTVSQFAGA, via the coding sequence ATGCTCGCCGGTTACCTGGGGTTATTTTTCGCCGCCTTCGGGGCCGCCACGCTGTTGCCGATGCAATCGGAGGCAGTGCTGGTGGGCTTGCTGATCAGCGGGCATTACAGCCTGTGGGCACTGCTGACGATTGCCACCGTGGGCAATGTGCTGGGCTCGGTGGTCAATTGGTGGCTGGGGCGCTCGGTTGATCGCTTCAAGGACCGGCGCTGGTTTCCGGTCAGCCCCCGACACCTGGAAAAAGCCCGCACGCACTACCAGCGCTGGGGGCATTGGTCGTTGTGGCTCAGTTGGGTGCCGATTATCGGCGACCCATTGACGTTGGTGGCGGGCGTCATGCGCGAGCCGTTCTGGCGCTTTCTGCTGATCGTCACCTTGGCCAAAGGGGCTCGGTATGCCGTGTTGGCGATGGTGACGGTGAGCCAGTTCGCAGGCGCATAA
- a CDS encoding DUF411 domain-containing protein: MKTTVRLALLSALLTSSLAQAADLIPIDVHRDANCGCCKKWISHLESNGFKVNDHVEADMSAVKQRLGVAPRLASCHTGVIDGKFVEGHVPAEQVMALRKRDDLLGIAAPGMPVGSPGMEMDGNSDAYQVIGLTREGNDVVVADYPAR, encoded by the coding sequence ATGAAAACCACCGTGCGACTGGCCCTGCTCTCAGCCCTGCTCACCTCCAGCCTGGCCCAGGCTGCCGACCTGATCCCTATCGACGTGCACCGCGACGCTAACTGCGGCTGCTGCAAAAAGTGGATCAGCCACTTGGAAAGCAACGGCTTCAAGGTCAACGACCATGTGGAAGCCGACATGAGCGCCGTCAAGCAGCGTCTGGGCGTGGCACCGCGCCTGGCCTCGTGCCACACCGGCGTGATCGACGGCAAGTTCGTCGAGGGCCACGTACCCGCCGAACAGGTGATGGCCCTGCGCAAGCGCGACGACTTGCTCGGCATCGCGGCACCGGGCATGCCAGTGGGCTCGCCGGGCATGGAAATGGACGGAAACAGCGATGCCTATCAGGTCATCGGCCTGACCCGTGAAGGTAACGACGTGGTGGTGGCCGACTACCCGGCACGTTAA
- a CDS encoding SRPBCC family protein, whose amino-acid sequence MHAIEHSSRLERISQERFINAPIEVVYDYVTQPDRWHEWHPTSLSADTGTTGSLPAGTRFTEVIDLLGVRVPMSYRVQVARPATEFKTVFTSLAVDGSIHYFLQAHRGGTLFKRVLTYETELQLATLHGRMVELSAIALDQLKHRLENGAFV is encoded by the coding sequence ATGCACGCTATCGAGCATTCGAGCCGCTTGGAGCGGATCAGCCAGGAACGCTTTATCAACGCCCCTATCGAGGTCGTCTACGACTACGTGACCCAGCCCGACCGCTGGCACGAGTGGCACCCCACCTCCCTCAGTGCCGACACCGGCACCACCGGCTCACTCCCGGCCGGCACCCGGTTTACCGAAGTCATCGACCTGCTGGGCGTGCGCGTGCCGATGAGTTATCGCGTGCAGGTTGCCCGCCCCGCGACTGAGTTCAAAACCGTGTTCACCTCCCTGGCCGTAGACGGCTCCATTCACTACTTCTTACAGGCCCATCGCGGCGGCACGCTGTTCAAACGCGTATTGACCTACGAAACCGAACTGCAACTCGCCACCTTGCATGGGCGCATGGTCGAGCTGTCGGCCATCGCGCTGGATCAGCTCAAACACCGCCTCGAAAACGGCGCCTTCGTATAA
- a CDS encoding methyl-accepting chemotaxis protein: MPPLRSIQTRYTVFLVLFVLVLFVLTVVGIGQLVAPTLKHTEEQVVLNRIAEVAEQIKGELNKVQAQQRSITQTIPLLDSDAIDKVLPGLVDQYGELKVFGGGIWPLPNQRTPGRNKHSTFWHRDASGKLAVNTFWNSDAAPNYYDQSWYKGGLASPRGQCAWAAAYKDDASQEPRTNCAMAIQRDGAAYGVATIDVTLGFFNDLVASKEKDIGGEMLIVEGDGKIISNSTRISGPVVLKNISELAGTSAFAAQVSKALAHRDQALQRSEFDNQGVASTFYMRPIEGTPWFLATALPTSLITAQRDDVLGTLAMLQIPMVLLLVLLAFYAIRQLVQRMKSLRTNIDALSAGDADLTRRITIRAEDEMGAIGHSVNRFIIYLQNMIGEVTQATGAMSSGLEQLQQTSAQTNRILVRHASETDQTVTAITEMSSTADTVAQNAAETASFTQRANEHADRSRVVVGEASNSVSALIGEVASATHTVENMRQDAARITETLGVIGAIAGQTNLLALNAAIEAARAGEQGRGFAVVADEVRALAARTQASTSQINEMLARLTTGVSSSVAAMENTQASCQSAADATARVNTGLDEMAGSVSHINNLSTQIATAAEQQSAVTEEINRSMVQIRHMVEELVESGHATETNTQSLLDANGRVIALMSRFKVR; encoded by the coding sequence ATGCCCCCATTGCGCTCCATTCAAACCCGCTACACCGTGTTTCTGGTGCTGTTCGTCCTGGTGCTATTTGTGTTGACCGTCGTGGGCATTGGCCAGTTGGTCGCCCCCACGCTCAAACACACCGAAGAACAGGTGGTGCTCAACCGCATCGCCGAAGTGGCCGAACAGATCAAGGGCGAACTCAACAAGGTTCAAGCCCAGCAACGCAGCATCACCCAGACCATCCCGCTGCTCGACAGCGATGCCATCGACAAGGTGCTGCCCGGCCTGGTGGACCAGTATGGCGAACTGAAAGTCTTCGGCGGCGGGATCTGGCCGCTGCCCAACCAGCGCACGCCAGGACGCAACAAGCACAGCACCTTCTGGCACCGCGATGCCTCGGGCAAGCTGGCGGTCAACACCTTCTGGAACAGTGACGCCGCGCCCAATTATTACGACCAGAGCTGGTACAAAGGCGGCCTCGCCTCGCCACGCGGCCAGTGCGCCTGGGCAGCCGCCTACAAGGACGACGCCAGCCAGGAGCCGCGCACCAACTGCGCCATGGCCATCCAGCGTGACGGTGCGGCCTACGGCGTCGCCACCATCGACGTAACCCTGGGGTTTTTCAATGACCTGGTCGCCAGCAAGGAAAAAGACATCGGCGGGGAGATGCTGATCGTGGAAGGCGACGGCAAGATCATCAGCAACAGCACGCGCATCAGCGGCCCGGTGGTGTTGAAGAACATCAGCGAACTGGCCGGCACCTCGGCCTTCGCCGCCCAGGTCAGCAAAGCCCTCGCCCATCGCGACCAGGCGCTGCAGCGCAGTGAGTTCGACAACCAGGGCGTGGCCAGCACCTTCTACATGCGCCCGATCGAGGGCACGCCGTGGTTCCTCGCCACCGCCCTGCCCACCTCGCTGATCACCGCCCAGCGCGATGACGTACTCGGCACCCTGGCCATGCTGCAAATCCCCATGGTGTTGCTGCTGGTGCTGTTGGCGTTCTACGCGATTCGCCAGTTGGTGCAGCGCATGAAGTCGCTGAGAACCAACATCGACGCATTGTCGGCCGGCGATGCCGACCTGACGCGGCGTATCACCATCCGTGCCGAAGACGAAATGGGCGCTATCGGCCATTCGGTCAACCGCTTTATCATCTACCTGCAAAACATGATCGGTGAAGTGACCCAGGCCACCGGCGCCATGTCGTCGGGGCTTGAGCAGTTGCAGCAGACCTCGGCGCAGACCAACCGGATTCTGGTGCGGCATGCCTCGGAGACGGACCAGACGGTCACCGCCATCACCGAAATGAGCTCGACCGCCGACACCGTTGCGCAAAACGCGGCTGAAACCGCCTCGTTCACCCAGCGCGCCAACGAACACGCCGACCGCTCCCGCGTCGTCGTCGGTGAAGCCTCCAACAGCGTCAGCGCGTTGATCGGCGAAGTGGCCAGCGCCACCCACACCGTGGAAAACATGCGCCAGGACGCTGCGCGCATCACCGAAACCCTCGGCGTGATCGGCGCCATTGCCGGCCAGACCAACCTGCTGGCACTCAACGCCGCGATTGAAGCGGCACGGGCCGGCGAGCAAGGCCGTGGTTTTGCGGTGGTGGCCGATGAAGTCCGGGCGCTGGCGGCACGCACCCAGGCCAGTACCTCGCAGATCAATGAGATGCTCGCGCGCCTGACCACGGGGGTGAGTTCGTCGGTGGCGGCCATGGAAAACACCCAGGCCAGTTGCCAGTCGGCAGCGGATGCCACGGCACGGGTCAACACCGGCCTGGACGAAATGGCCGGTTCGGTCAGCCATATCAACAACCTCAGCACCCAGATCGCCACGGCCGCCGAACAGCAAAGCGCGGTGACCGAGGAAATCAACCGCAGCATGGTGCAGATCCGACATATGGTCGAAGAACTGGTGGAAAGTGGGCATGCCACTGAAACCAATACGCAAAGCCTGTTGGATGCCAATGGCCGGGTGATTGCGTTAATGAGCCGCTTCAAGGTGCGCTGA
- a CDS encoding M91 family zinc metallopeptidase: protein MLPALGHSTVTANHPSQTAARDTPTPSPYDPPSDLSPGRLNRRKHTLHVDGDIKISRLIDWDATDPLSPRVAQNRLLVETGDNADYVHVRSLPDGRMQISVNGKPYYFDTADHPDFEQTLWIKTNGGDDKVIVDDEIKLALDVEGGDGKDFIQAGAGRTRLYGGRGADTLKLGSGLGYAEGMYGNNGRDELDAGSGPATKQSYLDGGNGKDLLKGGSGHSVLHGGNDNDRLVGGDRTTFYTGKGINRILNNKPGDLIYAGANDKFNRKRGSTVTEVKPSSAGEQAFTVLGDRDFRQRVSDDLEFLRSSPIGQQALATLDELALLNGGKIAILPKSAGAQGYQFGSTALGDLPPADEGDQVDVEAEEGPEDNPAHGTIIDGIPGARADRAKLFFDRHSIIETADRTNTIIPVTTFFHEMAHGYNGATGTFLAGTTEERLASGDVEAVPNEEYQAIGLPSDAEPFDLDNNPLTPPTTINPKPFTENALNQEMGKPLRKSKNMEFSEQGIGE, encoded by the coding sequence ATGCTGCCAGCACTCGGCCATTCAACCGTCACCGCCAACCACCCCAGCCAAACTGCAGCGCGCGATACCCCCACGCCGTCCCCCTATGATCCGCCGTCCGATCTGAGCCCAGGCAGGCTTAACCGTAGAAAACACACGCTGCATGTCGACGGCGACATCAAGATCAGCCGACTCATTGATTGGGATGCAACGGACCCACTCTCACCCAGGGTTGCGCAAAACCGGCTTCTGGTGGAGACCGGTGACAACGCAGACTATGTTCATGTGCGCAGTTTGCCGGACGGGAGGATGCAAATCTCGGTCAACGGCAAGCCCTACTATTTCGACACCGCCGATCATCCAGACTTCGAACAAACCCTCTGGATCAAAACCAACGGCGGTGACGACAAGGTCATCGTCGACGATGAAATCAAACTGGCGCTGGACGTGGAAGGCGGCGATGGCAAGGACTTCATCCAGGCAGGCGCAGGCAGGACCAGGCTCTATGGCGGGCGCGGCGCGGACACCCTGAAGCTGGGCAGCGGCCTGGGTTACGCCGAGGGCATGTACGGCAATAATGGCAGGGACGAACTCGATGCCGGTTCTGGCCCCGCGACCAAGCAGAGTTACCTGGACGGCGGCAACGGTAAAGACCTGCTTAAAGGCGGTAGCGGGCACAGCGTTTTGCATGGCGGCAACGATAACGACCGATTAGTGGGCGGCGATCGCACGACCTTCTACACCGGTAAAGGCATTAACCGTATCCTGAACAATAAGCCCGGCGACCTTATTTACGCCGGCGCCAATGACAAGTTCAACCGCAAACGGGGTTCGACGGTCACCGAGGTAAAACCCAGCAGCGCCGGGGAGCAGGCTTTCACGGTGCTGGGTGACCGGGACTTTCGCCAACGGGTCAGCGATGACTTGGAATTTCTGCGCAGCTCGCCTATTGGCCAGCAGGCCCTCGCTACCCTGGATGAACTGGCCTTATTGAATGGCGGCAAGATAGCCATCCTGCCGAAGTCCGCCGGCGCTCAGGGCTACCAATTCGGCAGCACCGCACTGGGTGACTTGCCACCTGCGGACGAGGGCGATCAAGTGGACGTGGAAGCGGAAGAAGGACCGGAAGACAACCCGGCCCATGGCACCATCATTGATGGTATTCCCGGTGCGCGTGCTGACCGTGCGAAGCTGTTCTTTGACCGCCACTCTATAATTGAAACGGCTGACCGCACCAATACGATCATCCCCGTCACCACCTTCTTTCACGAAATGGCGCATGGTTACAACGGCGCCACCGGCACGTTCCTGGCGGGTACGACCGAAGAACGGCTGGCATCCGGCGACGTGGAAGCGGTCCCCAATGAGGAGTATCAAGCCATCGGGCTACCCAGCGATGCTGAACCGTTTGACTTGGACAACAACCCCTTGACGCCCCCGACTACGATCAATCCGAAACCGTTCACGGAGAACGCGCTCAATCAAGAAATGGGCAAACCGCTAAGGAAAAGCAAAAACATGGAGTTCAGTGAGCAGGGTATCGGTGAATAA
- a CDS encoding aldo/keto reductase: protein MHTRQLGKNGPKVSAIGLGCMGMTDFYTTGTDTQEAIATLHCALELGVTLLDTADMYGPHTNETLIGKAIAGKRDQVFLASKFGFVRDPSNPAARGVNGRPEYIRQAIDGTLKRLGVETLDLYYQHRVDPEVAIEESVGAMAELVKQGKVRYLGLSEASAASLERAHKVHPISALQSEYSLWSRDQEDNGCLAACQRLGIAFVPYSPLGRGFLTGALKSPDDFAADDYRRSSPRFQGENFAKNLLLVDQVQALAAEKGISAGQLALAWVLAQGDYLIPIPGTKQRKYLEQNVAAVDVTLSPAELTALASIFPAGATAGSRYPEAAMGLINR, encoded by the coding sequence ATGCACACACGTCAACTCGGCAAGAACGGCCCTAAGGTCTCCGCCATCGGCCTCGGCTGCATGGGCATGACCGACTTCTACACCACCGGCACCGATACACAGGAAGCCATCGCGACCCTGCACTGCGCGCTGGAACTGGGCGTAACCCTGCTTGACACTGCCGACATGTACGGCCCTCACACCAATGAAACACTGATCGGCAAGGCCATCGCTGGCAAGCGTGACCAGGTGTTCCTGGCCAGTAAGTTCGGCTTTGTACGCGACCCATCGAACCCGGCTGCTCGCGGCGTGAATGGCCGCCCTGAATACATCCGCCAGGCCATAGACGGCACCTTGAAACGCCTGGGCGTCGAAACCCTGGACCTCTACTACCAGCACCGGGTCGACCCCGAGGTGGCCATCGAAGAAAGCGTCGGTGCGATGGCCGAGCTGGTCAAGCAAGGCAAGGTGCGTTATCTGGGCTTGAGCGAAGCGTCCGCCGCCAGCCTGGAGCGCGCGCACAAGGTGCATCCGATCAGTGCCCTGCAAAGCGAATACTCGCTGTGGAGTCGCGACCAGGAAGACAACGGCTGCCTGGCTGCCTGCCAGCGCCTTGGCATCGCCTTTGTGCCTTACAGCCCATTGGGGCGTGGTTTCCTCACCGGCGCGCTGAAGAGCCCGGATGACTTCGCCGCCGATGACTACCGCCGCTCCAGCCCACGTTTTCAGGGTGAGAACTTTGCAAAAAACCTGCTGCTGGTGGATCAGGTGCAAGCGCTGGCGGCTGAAAAAGGCATTAGCGCCGGGCAACTGGCACTGGCCTGGGTGCTCGCACAAGGCGATTACCTGATCCCGATTCCGGGGACCAAGCAGCGCAAGTACCTGGAACAGAACGTGGCGGCCGTAGACGTCACATTGAGCCCTGCCGAATTGACGGCACTGGCGTCCATTTTCCCGGCGGGCGCCACGGCCGGTTCACGCTACCCTGAAGCCGCAATGGGCCTGATCAACAGGTAA